AAAGAAGCTATTAGAAATATGGTCTCTTAAACTGAAAATTGATTTTCCAGATTATGAATTTATACTTATCTTAACTTATCATGATGATGACACAATTTTACGGTTTCATAGATTAAGAGAATCAGAAGAGACTTGGATAAACATTAATGATATAGAGGATTTTGAAGAAGGGATTATGATTAGGAAAGTGTAGTCGTAGAGGGCAGATACCTCACCTAACCTAGTATCTACTCTCTGGCTTTGACCTTGGTTTGCAAGGGGGATTAAGCAAAGGGGGGACTCAAGCGAACAACCTTGAGAGGCTAAGTCTGTCGGATCCAGCCGCTACGCTCCTTTTATGGGGTATAAATATATCAGAATAACAATTAGAAAAGGCAACATTTGAAGGCGTGCGGTCTTTAGGAAAAATTGATCTGTTCTCCTACTTAAGAAGAATGTGACATACCCGTAGATTATTTTGACTCTGTTTATTCGATTTACCACATAGGCTGGACAACTGACCTTGAAGGAACCTTTTATCGGGTCGCTTCTTATTTAGAAAAAGGACGGCGTATTTATCTTCAGTTGGTCTCAAGCGCTAGCATCAGATAACAATATATTAACGCATCCTGAACACGAGAACGTCAACTGAAACCTGTGAGAAAGGAAATAAACCAGAATATGTATAAGAAGTATGAAATTAAGTATCCTAGATCAGAGTATGTCCAAGTGATTATTTCTATTTTAATTACTTCAATACTAATACAAGTGCTTCGAATAGATAATTTATTATCTGTTATTTGTGTGGTTATATTATTATTAGGTAACATAGTCCGAGTAGTAATGCTATTGAAGAGGATATTAAGAAAAAATAGTGAGCTGGAAATTACAGAAAATACAATTAGGCTTAATCAAGCTAAAGTATCAGTACAACAAATCGAAAAGATTATAATAGAAGGTTATTTTGTACAGAGTATCGGTATCAAGTTATACGGAAGAAAATTAGTTTCAATGGATTTTCATTTTAGATTTAAGAATAACGAGGAAATAAATATTGAAGAATTAAAGCAATGGGCAAATAGGAACAGGATAAAAGTAACTAGTGGAAGAATATTCAGATGGATATAGATATCCTGAAAGTAATTAAGGGTGTCCTGCCATCCGGTAACCACGTATCTACTCTTCGGGCGTACGCCCATTGCGGTACGATGAATTTCATAGAAGCGGAAGACCACCATTCGCCGACTAACCGTAACAGCAGTCCTCCGGACTTAAGTTGGTGAAGGTTCGCAGTTACAAGAGCGTTAGTGGAAATTATTTTAATAACCAGGAGAACAAAATGAAAAGAATCATGATAATTGGATCTGGAGGATCAGGGAAATCTACATTCTCAAGTAAACTCTCTGAAGTCTTAGGCTTACCATTGTATCATTTAGATGCGTATTATTGGAAACCTGGATGGGTTGCAACCCCTAATCACGAATGGGATGAATTTCAAAGAGAGCTTATACAAAATGATGAATGGATTATTGATGGAAATTATAATCGAACAATAGATATTAGAATTTCTAGAGCAGATACAATAATTTTCTTTGATTTACCTCCGTGGATAACTACGTATAGAGTCATTAAACGAAGAATTATATACCATGGAAGAACAAGACCAGATCTGAATGAGGGATGTCCTGAGCAATTAGATTGGGAATTCATGAAGTGGGTATGGAATTTTAGAAAATATAAAAGACCAGGAATACTCGAAAAGTTAAAAAAATATGAAAAAGAAAAAAATATAATAATACTTAAAACACCAAGGGAAGTAACTAATCTAATAGACAAATTAAATAATAAATATGAATAAAGGCAATCGCTCCGGGGCTGGTGCCTGGTGGTCTGCATGGGGGATCTCGGAAAAGCATATTCAGCAGAATGAAAATTACAAAAAGAACCAATTATATCATAGTCATCATC
This Paenibacillus sp. JZ16 DNA region includes the following protein-coding sequences:
- a CDS encoding DNA topology modulation protein — its product is MKRIMIIGSGGSGKSTFSSKLSEVLGLPLYHLDAYYWKPGWVATPNHEWDEFQRELIQNDEWIIDGNYNRTIDIRISRADTIIFFDLPPWITTYRVIKRRIIYHGRTRPDLNEGCPEQLDWEFMKWVWNFRKYKRPGILEKLKKYEKEKNIIILKTPREVTNLIDKLNNKYE